GGCACGCGACCCCGATGAAGCGCACGCCCAGGCCCGTTCGCGCGAGAATGAGTGGCTTGAAATCGGCCTTGGCGCGCAAATCCTGAAAGATCTCGGTATCAGCTCCATCAAACTGATGACAACGCGTGAGCGCCACTATGTCGGGCTGGAAGGTTTCGGCATCCAGATTTCGGCGACGGATATAGGGTGAGCTTTGGGTTTTTGCCTAGTCCCATCGCGTAATCGTGAGGCGAGCGGGTGCGGCATTCTCCCCGCAGGCGAGAAGTCCGCGGCAGCGGGATAAGGGTGCAAGCTCTCGCTTCATCTCTGGCGTTGCCCCCTCACCCGACCCTTCGGGCCACCTTCTCCCCGCCGGGGAGAAGAAATATGCCGCAACGCCGCTGCTCCTCAAGAGCGAGGGTAAGGTGTCCGGACGCGCGCCTCTCACAATATCCTGGGCGACCGACCTACTCCTCCCGCCACCCCTCCAGATAATTCACGCGCTCCACGCCAGTAAACTTTGCCAGCCGCGATAGTTCCGCGTCGAGCTTTTCCAGCCGTCCGGCGGAAGCGCGCACGCCGGGCTCGAGCCACAGGCGACGCACATCCAGCGTGCTGCCTTTTCGCTCCGCCTTCATGTCGATGCGGCCGATCAGACGGTCGCCTTCCAGAAGCGGGAAAACATAATAGCCATATTGCCGTTTCGGCTCCGGCACGAAGACCTCGATCCGGTAATAAAAGCCAAAGAGCCGTTCGGTGCGGTTGCGGTCGCGCAGCAGCGGATCGAATGGGCTCAGGACACGGATGCGGGACGATGGTTCGGGCACGTCCGTCAGGTCAGCGGTGAAATCGGCAAAAGCGTAGGACGGGCGGGCCGTTTCGCCGTCAACGGACAGAAGCGAGACCTCGCAGAGTTCGTCGCGATGGCTTTTGACCCAGTCCCTCGCCTCCTGCGGCGTCACAAGATCGAAAAACGCGGCGATTTCGCCGTGGGTGGCGAACCCCAGCCGTTTCAGTGCCTCGCGGCAGGCCCAGTCGATGAATTGGTCGTGCGCCACTTCGGTTTCGTGATGTTCGCCCGGAATGACGCGTTCGGCCAGGTCATAGACCTTCTGGAAGTTCACACGGCCTGATATTGCGAGCTTGCCAGTGTGCCAGAGATATTCGAGTGCGGTCTTGGAGGGATGCCAGTTCCACCAGCCGCCGGACTGGTGCCCCTCCTCCTTCAGTTCACGCGCCAAAACCGGACCGGTGGCGGCGATTCGCTCCAGCGTTTCGCCGAAAGCCGCATCGAAGCCCTCGCCGTGCCATTTGCGCCAGCGCTCCTGAATGATCGGTTCGCGGCGGCGGAAGCGGTGTTTCCAATAGGGGTAAAATTGCGTCGGCACAATGGAGGCGTCATGCGTCCAGTGTTCGAAAAGCGCCCGGTCCTTTTCCAGCAGCGCCGTCAGATGGCCGCGCCTGTAGGTCTGGTTGCGGGAGAAGATGATCTGGTGGTGGGCGCGCTCCACCGTGCCGATGCTGTCCACCTGTACGAAACCCAGATCGGTGATGAGCTGCAGCAGCCCTTCTTTGGAAAGCGCCTTGCCGGGCGGTGAGGAAAGCCCCTGCCGCGCCAGAAAAATCCGCCTTGCCACCTCGTTCGAAACCTTGACCATCATACGACCGAAGGTAGAACGGCTTTTTTGCGATTGCAATGTTCTTTTTTTGTTCCTTGTTTTACTTCTGTCGATGAAGCGGTATAGAACCGGCAACGAGCGCGAGGATAGAGACTTGGAAATCCGTTTTAACGCCGCCAGTGTCGTTTTCGAAGGCCGGCAGGTGCTGCAACCGCTGTCATTGACATTGTCGGAGCGGCGAATCGGCGTGATTGGCCTTAACGGATCGGGCAAAACGACGTTCGCGCGGCTGATCAACGGGCTGAACAAGCCGGACGCGGGGAAAGTGACGGTCAACGGCCTGGATACCGTGACCGATGCCAGGGCTGTCTTGCAGATGGTCGGTTTCATCTTCCAGAACCCGCAAAACCAGATCATCCTGCCCATCGTCCGTGACGATGTCGCCTTCGGCCTGAAACGGCTCGGACTGAGCAAGACCGAGACGGAAAGAAGAGTGAAGGCCGTTCTATCCCGGCTCGGCATTGCGCATCTGGAGGAAAGGCGCGCGCATGAGCTTTCCGGCGGCGAATTGCAGCTTTCGGCGCTCGCAGCGCTTCTCGTCACCCAACCGCAAATCCTCATTCTCGACGAGCCGACCAATCAGCTCGATCTCAAGAACCGGGCCATCGTGGAGAAAACCATGGCGGCGCTGCCGCAGGCGCTTGTTGTCATCACCCACGATCTGCCGCTCCTTACCGGCTTCGATCGCGTGCTGGTGTTTCACGAGGGGGCATTGATCGCTGATGCCCCGCCCGAAGAAGCGGTCGCGCACTATCTGGAGGTGGCATTGCGATGAAATCGCTGCATGTCGACGGAACCGGTTGGCTCTACCGCGTCTCACCGCGCCTCAAACTCCTGACGCTCATGGGCTTCAGCATCGCGCTCTTTCTCACCCGCGATCTCGCGGCGCTTGTTGCCGCGACCGTTCTGGCTGCCGGCGTTCTCAGCGCGACGCGCCTGCCCCTGCGCGACATCGCCCTGCGGCTGCGGCCGGTGATGCTGACGATCTTCCTCGTGGCCGCCTTCAGCTATCTCCTGCTTCCCGTCAATGATGCGAGTGTCAATCTTTTGCGCCTCACGGCACTCGCGCTGCTTGCGACCGCCGTCACCATCACCGTCAGCATCTCGCAGTTCATGGACGAAATCACGCTCGCTGCGGGGCCTCTGGAAAGGTTGGGGCTGCTCAAGGCCGCCGATATCGGGCTTGCCGTCGGGCTGGTGGTGCGCTTCGTGCCTGAAATCGTCAACCGTTACCACGCGGTGCGTGATGCACATCGCGCCCGTGGCCTGCCCGTGCGGATGGCGACGATCGTCGTGCCGCTCGTCATTATGACGTTGAAGGATGCCGATGCCATTGCCGACGCCATTGACGCCCGCGGTTTCAGAGGCCAAAGCTGACAGGCATATAATCTTCAGGAGTTTTTAGTGTCATGACGACCCGCGATCTTGTTTTGATTTCTCTTTTTTCCGCCATCATCATTGCGCTTGGTCTTTTGCCGCCCATCACGCTTGGTTTCATTCCCGTGCCGATCACCGCGCAGTCGCTCGGCGTGATGCTGGCCGGTGTGGTGCTGGGCGCAAAGCGTGGCACGCTTGCGGTTCTGCTGACGATCCTGATCGCTGCCATCGGCCTGCCGGTGCTCTCGGGCGGACGCGGCGGCCTTTCGATCTTTACGACACCGACAACGGGCTTCCTGATCGGCTGGATCGCAGCCGCTTTCGTCACCGGTTTCCTCTCGGAAAAATTCGTCCATCGTGGCCAGTCGGCTTTGGCACAGGGCGTCGGTTTCTTCATCGCCAGCCTGATCGGCGGCGTGGTGGTGCTTTATGCTTTCGGCATCTCCTATCTGGCTGTCGTCGTGGGACTCGGTTTTGAAAAGGCTTTCATGGGTTCGCTCGCCTTCATTCCCGGCGATGCGCTGAAAGCCGTTCTTGCCGCCCTTGCCGGCCGTGCGGTGATGGCCGGTTATCCGCTTCTGCCGCAGCGCGCCTGATTGAAGTCTCAGGGAGGAAAGAATGGCGACCCGACTTTACGAACATCCGATCTTCCTTGAGCATATCACGCCTTCCGGCCATCCCGAGCGGCCAGACCGCCTGCGGTCGCTGAACATCGCGCTTGAACATCCGAATTTCGAGCGGCTGGACCGGAAGGAAGCGCCGCAGGCGAATGAAGACGCGGTGCTGCTGGCCCATCCGGAAGAGCATCTTCTTGCCGTGATGCGGCAGGTTCCCGAAGAGGACGGTGAGATCAACCGGATCGAGTCCGACACCTATCTCTCCCCCAAAAGCCTTCAGGCTGCGCTGACCGGCATCGGCGCCGCCATGGCGGCCGTGGATGACGTGTTTACCGGTGCCGCCGACAACGTCTTCGTCGCATCCCGCCCGCCCGGCCACCATGCCGAGACCGCCAAGGCCATGGGTTTCTGTCTGTTCAACAATGTGGCGATTGCCGCCCGCCATGCGCAGAAGGCGCACGGCGCGGAGCGTATCGCCATCATCGACTGGGACGTGCATCACGGCAACGGTACGCAGGATATCTTCTGGAACGACACATCCGTGCTGTTCTGCTCCACCCACCAGATGCCGCTTTACCCGTGGAGCGGTGACAAGAACGAAACCGGCGTGAAGAACAACATCGTCAACGCGCCGCTTTCGCCCAATACCGGTAGCGAGCATTTTCGCGAGGCCTTCAAATCGCGCGTGCTGCCGGCGATTGCGGATTTTTCGCCTGATCTCATTCTCATCTCTGCCGGTTTCGACGCGCATCACCGCGATCCGCTCGCGCAGATCAATCTGGTGGGAGAGGATTTCGACTGGGCGACGGGCCGGCTTCTGGAGATGGCGGATAAATACACATCGAACCGGGTCGTCAGCCTGCTGGAAGGCGGTTATGATCTGGAAGGGCTGGCGGAATCGGCAGCCATGCATATCTTGAGAATGATGAAGGGTTGAACATGACGGAAAATGCCAACACAGCCGATGTCAGCGGTTATTCGTTCGAAAAAGCCGTCGCCGAGCTGGAAAGCATTGTCGCACGCCTGGAACGCGGAGACGTGGCGCTGGACGAATCCATCGCCATCTATGAGCGCGGCGAAGCCCTGAAGAAGCATTGCGAAACGCTGCTGAACGCTGCCGAAAAGCGCATCGAGAAGATCCGTCTCGACCGCGCAGGCAAGCCGCAGGGTGTGGAGCCGCTCGACGGGGAATAAACACGTCCTGTTGAACGGTGTGACGCTGCGTTCATCATTACAGCGCTCCCGTCCCGTTCCATTCGTGTTAAGCTTCCGCGTAACAATACGAGGAGCTGACCATGTCCTTCTTTCCCGGCAACGACCCCGTCGCGGGCGATGCCTTTGCCTGCGACGCCATCGAGAACCTCATCATTCCGCGCACCAGCGACATTGGCGGTTTTGCCGTGCGCCGGGCGCTGCCGACCCGGCAGCGGCGGCTTGTCGGCCCGTTCATCTTTTTTGACCGCATGGGGCCGGCGATCCTGAAGGCGGGTGAGGCGCTCGACGTCAAGCCGCACCCGCATATCGGGCTTTCCACGGTGACCTATCTGTTCGACGGCGAAATCAAGCATCGCGACAGTCTCGGCACCGAGCTTGTCATTCGCCCCGGCGACATCAACCTGATGACGGCCGGGCGCGGCATCGTGCATTCGGAACGCACGCCGGAAAACCTGCGCGGCCATCCGCTGTCCATGTCCGGCCTGCAGACCTGGCTTGCCCTGCCCGATCATATGGAGGAAATCGACCCGGCTTTTGCGCACACCGCGAAAGAAGAGATGCCGCTGATCGATATCAAGGGCGCATCCGGCCGGGTGGTGATCGGCGAATTCGAAGGCCTCACCTCCCCCGTTTCGGCCTTTACCGACACGCTGTATGTCGACCTGACCCTGGAGCCGGGCATAAAGTTCCCCTTCTCCGCCGATCATGAAGAGCGGGCGATCTATATTCTGTCCGGTTCGCTGGATGTGGCCGGCGATATCTTCGCCGCCGACCAGCTGCTCGTTTTCCGGCCCGGCGACGACATCACACTGCAGGCCGGCAGCAATGGCTGTCACATCATGATCTTTGGCGGGGCAGCACTGAATGAGCGCCGTTACATCTGGTGGAACTTCGTTTCGTCATCAAAAGAACGCATAGAGCAGGCCAAACAGGAGTGGAGAACAGGTCGCTTCGACATCGTTCCCGGTGACGAAGAAGAGTTTGTCCCTTTGCCGGAAGGTTGAAATTCTATAGAAGTATACGACATGCATGGCTCACCCGACGGCTTTCGCGACGAAGGACGTTCTCACGCGCCGCCCGGGGACCACCAGAAAAGGCCGAACGATTGACCGGAATGCCACAGACACCATTGCTTGACCGGGTGAATTTTCCCTCCGATCTCAAGGAGATCGACGATCGCGACCTGCCGGAATTGGCCAGGGAACTGCGCGACGAGATGATTGACGCCGTGTCGAAGACCGGCGGCCATCTGGGTGCCGGCCTTGGCGTCGTGGAACTGACGATTGCCATCCACAAAGTATTCAATACGCCGGAAGACCGGCTGATCTTCGATGTTGGCCATCAATGTTATCCGCACAAGATCCTGACCGGCCGGCGTGATCGCATCCGCACGCTGCGCCAGGAAAACGGGCTTTCCGGTTTCACCCGGCGGGCCGAAAGCGAATATGATGATTTCGGCGCCGGTCACTCTTCCACCTCCATTTCCGCCGGTCTCGGCATGGCGGTGGCGGCGGGTCTCGATGGCAGCGACCGCAAGGTGATCGCTGTCATCGGTGACGGTTCCATGTCTGCCGGCATGGCGTTTGAGGCGCTCAACAATGCCGGCGCGCTCGATGCGCGGCTGATCGTCATCTTGAACGACAACGACATGTCGATTGCACCGCCGACCGGCGCTATGAGTGCCTATCTGGCACGTCTTGCCTCCGGCCGCACCTATATGGGCTTCCGTGATTTCGGCAAGAAACTGACGGCCTATCTCGGCAAGACCATCGACCGCGCCATTACCCGCGCCGTAACCCATGCGCGCGGTTATGTGACCGGCGGCACCCTGTTCGAGGAGCTCGGCTTTTATCACATCGGGCCTATCGACGGTCATTCCTTCGATCACCTGCTGCCGGTGCTGCGCAATGTGCGCGACAACCAGAAAGGCCCCGTCCTCATCCATGTGGTGACGCAGAAGGGCAAGGGTTACGCCCCGGCGGAAGCGGCAGCGGACAAATATCACGGCGTCAACAAGTTCGACGTCATCACCGGCGCGCAGGCGAAAGCCAAGCCGAATGCGCCGAGCTACACCAGCGTCTTTGCCGAGGCCCTGATCCAGGAAGCGACCCTCGACGACAAGATCATCGGTGTAACGGCGGCCATGCCCAACGGCACCGGCCTCGACAAGATGGCCGAGCTTTTCCCGGCCCGCACCTTCGATGTCGGCATTGCCGAACAGCACGCCGTCACCTTTGCGGCCGGACTTGCGGCTGACGGGTACAAGCCGTTCTGCGCGCTTTATTCCACTTTCCTGCAACGCGGTTACGACCAGTTGGTGCATGACGTGGCGATCCAGAGCCTGCCCGTGCGTTTCCCCATCGACCGCGCCGGGTTCGTCGGTGCCGATGGCCCGACCCATGCCGGCTCCTTCGACACCACTTTCCTTGCCACCCTGCCCGGCATGGTGGTGATGGCGGCGTCTGACGAGGCCGAACTGAAACATATGGTCCGCACGGCAGCGGCCTATGACGAAGGCCCGATTTCCTTCCGTTATCCGCGCGGAGAAGGTGTTGGCGTCGAGATGCCCGCGCGCGGCGAGATTCTCCAGATCGGCAAGGGCCGCATCATCAAGGAAGGCACCAAGGTTGCGCTGCTCTCCTTCGGCACGCGGCTTGCGGAATGCCTGGCGGCTGCCGAAGACCTCGATGCCGCCGGACTTTCGACGACGGTTGCCGATGCGCGCTTTGCCAAGCCGCTCGATCTCGACCTCATCCGCCAGCTTGCCGCCCATCACGAGGTTCTGGTGACGATCGAGGAAGGTTCCGTTGGCGGCTTTGGAGCACATGTGCTGCATTTCATGGCGAGCGCGGGCCTGCTCGACCATGGCCCGAAGGTCCGCACCCTAACCCTGCCCGATCAATGGGTGGAACAGGCCAGGCCCGAGACCATGTATGCCAATGCCGGCCTCGACCGCGCCGGCATCGTTTCCACCGTGTTTAATGCACTCGGCCAGCGTCAGGCCGGTGTCGGATTTGCAGGCTGAAGCACGCTGTCCGAGGAGAAGCAGGCGGGCATTTGGTCCCGCCCCTCGTCACTGGTTTTATGCCGCCGTGGCATCAAGAAAACCGACGACACTGTCTATCCGGCCGTCGGCATCGCGGCTGACGATATCGGTGCCGCCAGCGACGTCGTCGCCGTCAGGCGAAACCAGACGCCATGAGAAACGGGTAAAATCGCCGTGTCCGTCAGGGGTGCCGGTCAGCACGAAGCGATATCCAGGAAATTTCTGCCGCGCCGCCTCGATCATGGCGGTGATCCCCTTCCGGCCCTCGCCCTGCATCAAGGGATCGATATAACGGGCGGTTTCGGCCCATGCCTTGTTTACCATCAGCTTGCGGCGTTCGCCGTCTTCTTCGTTCCAGACTGCGAGATAGGTTTCGGCGATTGCGAGATGCTGCGTCATGATTGCGCTCCTTGTGGTTGACGGACCAAACATGCCGGGGGTCGGGAAGCGGAACAATTACCTCTGAGGTAATCGCATCGGCGATATCTTCTGCTAGGCTGCGGGGCATGACACATCATCGAGAACATGTCGGCCAGCTGCTGAAGGAATGGCGAGCCCGCCGCAGATTGAGCCAGCTCGATCTGGCCGTGGAGGCTGAAATATCCACGCGTCACCTGAGTTTTGTGGAAAGCGGGCGCTCCTCCCCCAGTCGCGACATGCTGGAGAGGCTGGCCGAGCGGCTTTCCATGCCCGCCCGCGCCGCCAACCGGCTGATGCTGGCGGCGGGTTATGCGCCTGTTCATTCCGAACGGCCGATGGACGCGCCCGATATGGCGGCGGCCCGGCAGGCGGTCGAAACCGTGGTGCACGGGCATATGCCCTTCCCCGCCCTTGCCGTTGATCGGCACTGGAACGTCGTTCTCGCCAATGGCGCGATCACGTCGCTTCTGGCCGGCGTTTCAGAAGAGCTGCTTCGCCCGCCGCTCAACGCCTTGAGGGTGAGCCTGCATCCGCAGGGCCTGAGTTCGCGCATCGTCAATCTTGCCGAATGGCGTCATCATCTGCTGGAACGCCTTGGCCGTCAGGTCGAAGAGACGGGGGACGAGGTGCTTTCCCGGCTACATGCGGAGCTTGCGGCCTATCCCGCGCCAAAGGCCTCGCCCCATGCGACCGGGGCCGACCCTCTGGCCATACCGCTCCAGCTTCGTGATGCGTCTTCGGGCGGCATATTGAGCTTCATTTCAACCACCACGGTTTTCGGAACGGCCACAGACGTCACGCTGTCCGAACTGGTGCTGGAGTGTTTCTACCCCGCCGACGCGGCGACCCGCGCGGCACTGCTGCAAAGTCCCGGGGAGTAAGAACCGTGCACACCACCTATCTCATCGGCTTTCAGGTGCGCCCCAGCCAGCGCGAGCGTTTTCTCGAATTGCTGAACGCGCTGCTCGACGCCATGCGGCACGAAAAGACCTTCGTGAACGCAACCCTGCACCGGGATGGCGAAAACGAGAACCGGTTCCTGCTGCATGAGACCTGGAGTGACCATCAGGACGTCATCGACGTTCAGATCCACCGGCCCTATCGGCAGGTATGGCACGATGCCCTGCCCGCTCTGTTGGAAGCGCCGCGCGATATTTCCGTCTGGCACCCAATGCGGTCGGATCATCAAACGATCGAATGACCTGCATTTGCCAGCAGTTCAAACGTTCTCTCCAGATCTTTCGATTTCACCAGCAGGTGATCGCCATCGAAAGTCGAAACAACGAATATCCCGATGTCATTGGTCGATAGCGGTTCGATCACCGAAAGCACGATGCCGGTCTCATCAAAGGCGAACGGGCCCTGAAGTTTGAGGCAATTCCAGCCGGTGTCGGCCTTGACATCCTGAGGGATACGCTCCTGGCGGCAGACGACGGAAAGCTCATCATCGGTCCGGCTGATACTGAGAAAACCTGTACCATCGGCCCAGGCTGGAATGGATGCATCGGCAGGAAGCCGGGCCACCCCGTAGGCACCCTCCAAGAGCCTTAACTTAACGCGAGCCGCCATCTCATATCCCTTTGGTTCCTTGAAATTAAAAGGCATTCCCCGCTGTATGCCACCGGTTTCAAATCCTGATGGCTGTTTCCTCTTTCGCCGTCTTGATAACGACCATCGTAAAAAAGCGCGCTACATTATTCTGGTCGCGGAACAACCGGTCACAGAGGGCGTCATATTCTTCCATATCGCGCAGCCGCAGCATCAGCACCACGTCTGTTTCGCCGGTCACCGCGTAGGCATGCGAGACCGCTTCCTCAGCGCTCGCAAGGTCCAGAAAGCGGCGCATCTGCTGCTCTCCGTGCTGTTTCAGCTCCACGGTCACTAACGCCTTGAGGACGCGTCCCGCCTTTGCCGGGTTGAGAATGGCCACGATACGATCAATGACACCCGAGTTATGCAGCCGCTGGACGCGCCGCAGGCAACTCGACGCGGACAGGCCCACCGCATCGGCCATCTCCACATTGGTACGTGATGCATCACTCTGCAAAAGATTGAGCAATTTTCGGTCGATCCGATCCATGAACCGCATCCTATCGTCCAACATCATCTTTGCAATAAAATTGCATAAAGCTGCAATCTTTGACCGCAAATGCGAATGGGCTGCGGTTAGTGAATGGGAACAGGTCTCGGAGAGGTTCACATGTCACTAATACCGCTGCTTTGGAAGACAATGCGGGAAACGTTTGTCATCTACTGGCTCCTCTTGCGCATCACCGTTCCGATTGCGATTGCAACCGAAGTGCTGTCGCGGATGGGAGCGATCGAAGCCGTGGCGCCCGCTTTTGCGCCGGTCATGAGCCTCATCGGCCTGCCGCCGGAACTTGGTCTCGCATGGCTGACTGCGATGCTGATCGGTATCTGGGGGGCCGTGCCGCTCATCTTCACGCTTGTCCCCGCATCTTCGCTAACCTCTGCGGATATCACCGTCTTTTCGGCGCTCATCCTGTTCGCCCATGGTCTGCCCATCGAACAGAAGATCATCGAAAAGGCCGGCCCGGGCGTGCTGATCACCACGACGCTGCGTGTCGGTAGCGGGTTGATCTATGCCTTTCTCCTGCACCAGCTTCTGCAAGGGACAGGCTGGTTATCAGGCCCGGTAAGTCCTGTCTGGATTGCGATGAGTGCTTCGTCCGATTGGCCCGCCTATTTTCTTGGTCTCGGTGAAACAATGCTCTGGATGCTCGTCATCCTTCTCGCCCTTTCTTTTGGGCTTGAACTCCTGAGGCTCACCGGCCTTCTGGCATTGATGATGAAAGCTCTGTCGCCCCTCCTGCGTCTTGCGGGCATTCGCGGTGAGGCCGAACATCTCACGGCTATCGGATTGTTCCTCGGCATTTCCTATGGTGCGGGTTTCCTGATCCGCGAGGCGCAATCGGGGGCGATATCACCCCGGCAGGTGTTTTTGTCCTGCGTCCTCATGGGGTTTGCCCATAGCGTGATTGAGGACACGCTCGTCGTGATGTCGCTCGGCGCGGATGTCTATGGCGTGCTTCTCGGGCGCCTCGTTTTCGCTGTCGCCGCCACCGCAGTCATCGCTGCCCTGCTTCATCGCCTGTCGGATGAGATTTTCTTTGCACGGATGTTCCGGCAACAGCGCGCCTAATGACCTTCAATTTGAAAATGCCGACACAAAACGGGGGCCTTTCGGCCCCCGATCCGTCGGTTCAATCTGAAGCCGCGCTCAAAACTCCGTCCAGTCCTGCTCCTTGGCAGCCGGCGCTTCTGAGCCGCCGCCGAAGGCGCGGGCGAGGCTTTGGCCGAGTGCGCGGGCGGGTGATGCGACGGGCCTTGCGGTTGCGGAGGCGGACTTGACTGGAGCCTTGCGGACCGGCGCGGCAGACGCAGGCTGGAAGGCAGGCTTGGCCGAAGTCTGGCGCGGAGCGGAATATCCGCCGGCACCGTTACCGGCACTTGCAACGGCCATCCGGGCGCCGCCCATGTTGAACTGGCCAAGCAGGCTGTTCAGCGCCTGCGCTTCGCGGGCCAGCGAATGGCTGGCAGCGGTCTGCTGTTCCACCATGGCCGCATTCTGCTGCGTGCCCTGATCCATTGTATTGACGGCCGTATTGATCTCCTGAAGGCCCGTCGCCTGTTCGCGGGCGGCAACGACGATTGCGCTCACATGGGCGTTGATCTCTTCGACTTCCGACACGATGAGCTCGAGAGCCTTGCCGGTTTCGTCAACGAGATTGACGCCGTTTTCCACCTGCTGGCTGGAGGCGCCGATCAGTGTCTTGATTTCCTTGGCGGCATTGGCCGAGCGCTGCGCCAGTTCGCGAACTTCCTGCGCAACCACCGCAAAACCCTTGCCGGCATCACCGGCGCGGGCCGCTTCCACACCAGCGTTCAGCGCGAGCAGATTGGTCTGGAAGGCGATGTCATCGATAACGCCGATGATATTGCCGATTTCGCCAGACGATTTTTCGATTTCGCGCATCGCGGCGACGGCCTTGCGAACGACAACACCCGACTTTTCAGCGCCTGCACGGGCGCGCTGGACCAGATTGCCGGCATCTTCCGCACCGCGGGCGCTATCACGAACGGTGGTGGTAACTTCTTCGAGCGCCGCGGCGGTCTCTTCGATGGAGGCCGCCTGCTGTTCGGTGCGGCGCGACAAATCGTCGGCGGCGGAGAGCATTTCGGCGGCGCCGGCATTGATGGCGGCGGCGTTTTCACCGACCGTACGCAATGCCTGTTGCAACTTTTCAACCGCGCTGTTGAAGTTTACGCGCACCGGATCGATCGCAGGCGCAAATGGTGTTTCGATGCGATAGGAAAGATCGCCATCCGCCAGTGCGGCGAGACCCTTGCCGAGCTCGGCGCTGGCAAACGCGCTGGCAGCCTCGTCGCGCGCCTTTTCTTCCTCGTTGCGGCGGCGTTCCGCCTCGGTTGCGGAGCGCATGCGATCCGTCTCGCCGGCAAGGCGGGCTTTCTCAAGTCCGGCTTCCTTGAAGACCATCACGGCCTTTGCCATCTTGCCGACTTCGTCTCCGCGATCCGTTGCGGGAACTTCCGTGGTGAGATCGCCATCGGCGAGCCGGCTCATGGCCGCCGTCATGCCGACGATCGGCGTCACGATGGAACGCGACAGCGCCCAGATCAGGATCACAGCAAGAAGGCCGGCAACGGCGCCGCCGCCCAGAAGCGCATATTCCAGATTGCGCGCAGCAGCCTGCTGCTCGACCGCATAACCGGTGGAGAGGGTGTTCAGCTGTTCCTTGATTTTGGCAGCGGCCGCGCGGAAGCCGTCAAGCTGGCCTTTCGCCTGGTTGCGGCCGATTTCGATGATCTCGGAAATCGGTGCTTCAGTGGTCTTGCGGGCAGCGAGCTGGGGTTCCGCCAGTTCCTTGAAGAAGACGGTTGCTGATTTCTCCATATCGTCGATGGATTTCAGAATTTCGGGCTCGCCGACGGCCAGGGCGCGCGCTTCATTGAGCTTCTTCAGCATAATGTCGCGCTGGGCGAAGACATCATTGTAGGTGCTGTCGCTGCGAAAGAGCAGGAAGCCGCGCTGGTTCACGGCCTGCTCTAGCATCG
This genomic interval from Agrobacterium tumefaciens contains the following:
- the dxs gene encoding 1-deoxy-D-xylulose-5-phosphate synthase; this translates as MTGMPQTPLLDRVNFPSDLKEIDDRDLPELARELRDEMIDAVSKTGGHLGAGLGVVELTIAIHKVFNTPEDRLIFDVGHQCYPHKILTGRRDRIRTLRQENGLSGFTRRAESEYDDFGAGHSSTSISAGLGMAVAAGLDGSDRKVIAVIGDGSMSAGMAFEALNNAGALDARLIVILNDNDMSIAPPTGAMSAYLARLASGRTYMGFRDFGKKLTAYLGKTIDRAITRAVTHARGYVTGGTLFEELGFYHIGPIDGHSFDHLLPVLRNVRDNQKGPVLIHVVTQKGKGYAPAEAAADKYHGVNKFDVITGAQAKAKPNAPSYTSVFAEALIQEATLDDKIIGVTAAMPNGTGLDKMAELFPARTFDVGIAEQHAVTFAAGLAADGYKPFCALYSTFLQRGYDQLVHDVAIQSLPVRFPIDRAGFVGADGPTHAGSFDTTFLATLPGMVVMAASDEAELKHMVRTAAAYDEGPISFRYPRGEGVGVEMPARGEILQIGKGRIIKEGTKVALLSFGTRLAECLAAAEDLDAAGLSTTVADARFAKPLDLDLIRQLAAHHEVLVTIEEGSVGGFGAHVLHFMASAGLLDHGPKVRTLTLPDQWVEQARPETMYANAGLDRAGIVSTVFNALGQRQAGVGFAG
- a CDS encoding nuclear transport factor 2 family protein; this encodes MTQHLAIAETYLAVWNEEDGERRKLMVNKAWAETARYIDPLMQGEGRKGITAMIEAARQKFPGYRFVLTGTPDGHGDFTRFSWRLVSPDGDDVAGGTDIVSRDADGRIDSVVGFLDATAA
- a CDS encoding helix-turn-helix domain-containing protein; protein product: MTHHREHVGQLLKEWRARRRLSQLDLAVEAEISTRHLSFVESGRSSPSRDMLERLAERLSMPARAANRLMLAAGYAPVHSERPMDAPDMAAARQAVETVVHGHMPFPALAVDRHWNVVLANGAITSLLAGVSEELLRPPLNALRVSLHPQGLSSRIVNLAEWRHHLLERLGRQVEETGDEVLSRLHAELAAYPAPKASPHATGADPLAIPLQLRDASSGGILSFISTTTVFGTATDVTLSELVLECFYPADAATRAALLQSPGE
- a CDS encoding putative quinol monooxygenase encodes the protein MHTTYLIGFQVRPSQRERFLELLNALLDAMRHEKTFVNATLHRDGENENRFLLHETWSDHQDVIDVQIHRPYRQVWHDALPALLEAPRDISVWHPMRSDHQTIE
- a CDS encoding ACT domain-containing protein, yielding MAARVKLRLLEGAYGVARLPADASIPAWADGTGFLSISRTDDELSVVCRQERIPQDVKADTGWNCLKLQGPFAFDETGIVLSVIEPLSTNDIGIFVVSTFDGDHLLVKSKDLERTFELLANAGHSIV
- a CDS encoding Lrp/AsnC family transcriptional regulator, encoding MDRIDRKLLNLLQSDASRTNVEMADAVGLSASSCLRRVQRLHNSGVIDRIVAILNPAKAGRVLKALVTVELKQHGEQQMRRFLDLASAEEAVSHAYAVTGETDVVLMLRLRDMEEYDALCDRLFRDQNNVARFFTMVVIKTAKEETAIRI
- a CDS encoding nucleoside recognition domain-containing protein gives rise to the protein MSLIPLLWKTMRETFVIYWLLLRITVPIAIATEVLSRMGAIEAVAPAFAPVMSLIGLPPELGLAWLTAMLIGIWGAVPLIFTLVPASSLTSADITVFSALILFAHGLPIEQKIIEKAGPGVLITTTLRVGSGLIYAFLLHQLLQGTGWLSGPVSPVWIAMSASSDWPAYFLGLGETMLWMLVILLALSFGLELLRLTGLLALMMKALSPLLRLAGIRGEAEHLTAIGLFLGISYGAGFLIREAQSGAISPRQVFLSCVLMGFAHSVIEDTLVVMSLGADVYGVLLGRLVFAVAATAVIAALLHRLSDEIFFARMFRQQRA